One Lytechinus variegatus isolate NC3 chromosome 11, Lvar_3.0, whole genome shotgun sequence DNA segment encodes these proteins:
- the LOC121423814 gene encoding proline-rich receptor-like protein kinase PERK8: protein MSENSVKDILAKFSQGNGPQFGGPPLAQKPSVQSKPPKVIKPNNLPVSSQSSNGVKSSPNGVKSPVSRVGFPPGGGVNIEDITKVKLKKPPLPKPPPEARQTENQVPSFKLQPKPKPKPAAPPRQEPSSPFGATNLQPKSPPSESSSPFRNESSLHANSKPATLAKKPKPPAPARKDSLTNICSVPRKPSPPSVSPEEEDKENTCNWKNGIGADEPAPPISDSENSSASSITETPLRRTSFLHTVSKNLKQGNRKPVLEPLPPLSVIGNAPRKPAKPPNVSLAKYLSSLSDSPPPPVRPPKPGSTPSTPPSLPARPGGGLSKTRPPPPQPVPEEQIPEDAGDIYDDVEGEPSSGVPRNNRPFSLM from the exons ATG TCTGAAAATTCTGTAAAGGATATTCTCGCAAAGTTCAGCCAAGGAAATGGTCCACAATTTGGTGGGCCGCCCCTGGCCCAGAAGCCCTCGGTCCAGAGCAAACCGCCCAAGGTCATCAAACCTAATAACTTGCCCGTCAGTAGTCAGTCGTCAAATGGAGTTAAGTCATCCCCTAATGGTGTAAAGTCACCCGTGTCAAGGGTTGGGTTCCCACCAGGAGGAGGTGTGAACATTGAGGACATCACCAAGGTGAAGCTAAAGAAGCCACCCTTGCCCAAACCTCCTCCAGAAGCCAGACAGACCGAGAACCAAGTCCCAAGTTTTAAATTGCAACCCAAACCCAAGCCCAAGCCAGCAGCACCTCCAAGGCAAGAACCGTCCTCACCGTTCGGCGCCACCAATCTTCAACCCAAGTCTCCACCTTCCGAGAGCAGTAGCCCTTTTCGGAATGAGTCCTCCCTTCATGCCAACTCCAAACCCGCAACTCTTGCTAAGAAACCAAAGCCTCCAGCACCGGCCAGGAAAGACAGTTTAACAAATATATGTAGTGTACCCCGGAAACCGAGCCCACCATCAGTTTCCCCTGAAGAGGAAGACAAAGAGAATACATGTAATTGGAAGAATGGGATCGGGGCGGATGAACCTGCTCCACCAATTTCAGACTCAGAAAATTCCTCAGCATCTTCGATAACGGAGACTCCTTTGAGGAGAACGTCATTCCTTCACACTGTCAGCAAGAACTTGAAACAGGGAAACCGAAAGCCAGTTCTTGAACCCCTCCCACCCCTCTCAGTCATCGGGAATGCCCCTCGGAAGCCAGCCAAACCACCCAATGTGTCTTTagcaaaatatttatcttctttGTCAG actcccctccccctcccgtCAGACCACCGAAGCCTGGATCTACCCCGTCCACCCCTCCCTCTCTACCTGCCAGGCCCGGAGGTGGGCTATCGAAGACCAGGCCCCCACCCCCACAGCCAGTACCAGAGGAACAGATACCAGAAGATGCTGGGGATATCTATGACGATGTTGAGGGTGAACCCTCTTCTGGTGTTCCACGCAACAATAGGCCGTTCTCTCTCATGTAA
- the LOC121424210 gene encoding olfactory receptor 50-like: MVDGMTQNESSSNEALEWPLVQDDDSVFLSTLDIFEVTILGVCLLLIVTTSTFIIIILHKVKDCFENVQQLMFKSLAFTDLLTGLFCCGLTMTGMIFRMERTLSHVMCAVGWAACTGLTGLSALLITCACIDRFIAVVYPLRYCSLVTMKRIRITLAITSLIVIANAALSTLRGGFAGTNLCLSDFSSEKLAFRPCLVPSLLITSTSLIVATVTNIKVMCVSSGQASRMTVTTPSCTKNDVENKINVIRQRQDHRKGLLVLVATTVTFFISLSPCFIISASHFNRRTAVTKPLARYVSTILMFSNSWMNAFIFSIFNKRFRDAAKKVVCRRLLKRYSWRYQSRITFVPPQ, translated from the coding sequence ATGGTTGATGGTATGACCCAAAACGAAAGCTCCTCAAATGAAGCTTTGGAATGGCCCCTGGTCCAAGACGATGACAGCGTGTTCTTGTCAACCTTAGATATATTTGAGGTTACAATCCTTGGGGTCTGCTTGCTGTTAATTGTCACCACTAGCACGTTCATTATAATCATTCTTCACAAGGTTAAGGACTGCTTTGAAAATGTGCAACAGTTGATGTTCAAGTCACTGGCCTTCACTGACCTACTCACAGGTCTCTTCTGTTGCGGGTTGACAATGACGGGGATGATCTTCAGGATGGAGAGGACGTTGTCGCATGTGATGTGCGCCGTGGGATGGGCTGCCTGTACGGGATTGACCGGACTTTCCGCTCTCCTCATCACATGCGCGTGCATTGACCGGTTCATCGCTGTCGTCTATCCTCTGCGATACTGTTCTTTGGTCACCATGAAGCGCATCAGGATCACACTCGCTATTACAAGCCTCATCGTCATTGCGAACGCTGCACTGAGCACCCTCCGCGGTGGTTTTGCTGGCACCAATCTCTGCCTCTCAGACTTTTCCTCAGAAAAACTCGCCTTTAGACCCTGCCTTGTCCCTAGTCTTCTCATAACCAGTACGTCTCTCATCGTGGCCACCGTTACCAATATCAAGGTTATGTGTGTTTCTTCGGGTCAAGCCAGCCGTATGACTGTCACCACTCCCAGTTGTACCAAAAACGAcgtggaaaataaaatcaatgttaTCAGACAACGCCAAGACCACAGGAAAGGTCTCCTTGTACTTGTTGCAACCACCGTTACGTTTTTCATCTCATTGTCACCGTGTTTCATTATCTCTGCCTCACATTTCAACAGGAGAACGGCCGTTACGAAGCCTCTGGCAAGGTACGTGTCGACCATCTTGATGTTCTCCAATAGCTGGATGAACGCCTTTATTTTCAGCATATTTAACAAGAGGTTTCGTGATGCAGCGAAGAAGGTGGTGTGTCGTCGCCTTTTGAAACGGTACTCATGGAGATACCAGTCCCGTATCACCTTCGTACCTCCACAATAA